The DNA window CAATGATCCTATGTTCTCCTTTGGGATTAACTTGGGGTAGACTCCCTGGACCAAGGGGATTTAAGAAGCAATCCTCAAGCTGTGTTCTTAAATCATCGGGATCTGCTTGATAAAACAACCCGGCCACGGCGGGTTTTCTGATGGGTTTCATTGCGAACCTCCTGTTATCGGCTTTGGGTAAAACCCTTATTTTTGGTTGGTTTCCATCCTAAGTTTTCGTCAAAATTCTTCCATTTTCCTTTTGAAACATATATTCTTTTGGAATGAAAATATTTGAGACGAGGGATCTGTAATCTTTTGTTATAATAAGCGGGGTTCTGCAGCAAATTTCTATGCTGCTGATTAGTCTAAAGGCAATTTAATGAGGATACCAATTTACTGGTGCGAGAGAGTATTTCAAATTCAAAAAGGATAAAAAATTTGCAATTATTTATCTAAAGGGGGAAGGGGAGATGAGGAACATCTTAATTGAGAGCATGAAGGAGACACCGGTATCCGAACATCAAGTGGAAATCGTGGAGAGAAAGGGCATTGGTCACCCCGATTATATTTGCGATGCCGTAATGGAGGAGATTTCCATTGCTTTCTCTTGGGAGTATGTCAAAAGATTCGGGAATATCATGCATCATAATGTGGATAAGGGCTTGCTCGTTGCCGGCAAGGTCGAGAATAGATTGGAGGGAGGAAGGGTTCTGGAGCCCATGCAACTGATCGTCGGCGACAGAGCCACCTTTGAAGTCGATGGAGAGAGGATACCCGTGGTGGAAATAGCGGTGGAGACCGCGAAGAGATGGTTCAGGGAAAATCTCAGATTTGTCGATCCCGATAAACATGTGGTTTACAAGGTTGAGCTCAAACCCGGCTCCCCCGAGCTAATTGATATATTTAGGAGAAGGAAGGGACTATTGGGAGCGAACGATACATCGGCTGCCGTTGGCTATGCTCCTCTCACTGATACCGAGAAAATTGTCCTTGAAACCGAGAAATTCTTAAATTCCCCCCGATTTAAGGAGATGTTCCCGGAGTCGGGCGAGGATATCAAGGTCATGGGCTACAGGGAGAAAAAGAATTTGCATTTGACCATCGCCATGCCACAAATCGACAGATTTGTCCACAGCGAAGAATCCTACTTCCGAAGGAAAGATGAGATGCAGGAAGTCATAGAGGAATTCGTCAAAGAGAAACGCGCTTCCCTTAAGGCGATCCGCGTCTATCTCAATACCCTGGATAAAAAGGGTAGGGGAATGGGTGGCATGTATCTATCCGTTCTGGGCACTTCAGCCGAGGATGGAGATTCCGGTGAAGTCGGTCGAGGAAACCGGGTAAATGGAGTAATTGCCCTAAACAGACCCATGGGCACGGAGGCTGCAGCGGGGAAAAATCCCGTGAGTCATGTGGGGAAAATATATAATATCCTCACACACAAGATCGCAAATACTATCCATCAAGAAGTGTCGGGGATAAGGGAGGTATATGTCTGGCTATGTAGCCAGATAGGCATGGCCATAGATCAGCCGAAGATTGCCTCTGCTCAGCTCATCCTAGAACGGGGGGTTTCCTTCGATCCAGTGTCCAAGAAGGTTAGGGAGGTAATGGATTTCGAATTATCAAAGATCGATGAGTTCTGCAACGATCTGGCTAAGGGAAAATATAAGGTCTGCTAGGTTGGGTGATTTTCTGTGAAAAGGTATCCCATTCCCGCTGTGGGAGCTGTAGTCAAACGCGGTGATTCCATGCTTTTGGTGAGAAGAGGCAAGGAGCCATCGAAGGGTATTTGGTCGATACCCGGTGGGGGAGTAAAATTCGGGGAGACTCTGCATCAGGCGCTGAAGAGAGAGGTCCGAGAGGAAACCAACATAAATGTGGAAATAACCGAGTTAGTGGGGGTTTTTGACCACATCATCAAAGATGGTAAAGGAACTCTCCACCATTATATTCTCATCGACTACCTCGCTAAACCTCTCAACTTTGATGTCGAAGCAGGTTCGGATGCGATGGAAGCGAAGTGGGTTCCCTTCAAGGATTTAAAGGATTTTGAACTCACCGAGCCCCTTCGTGAATTATTATCGACACTTTTCCCCAAATTCTAGTATGGCAGATCTACCTAAGTTCTCACCATGCTTTACTTTGCTCACTCGCGGAGAATAAGCCTCTGGCAAACATCTCCGTGGTGAGTTTCTCCAGGCAATCGGTATTTCCCCTGAAGAACTCCTTTAGTTTGGAAAAGAAGAGCCCTGCGGCGTCTCTTACCTGAGGAAGCTCCATTTTTACCTCTCCTTCAGCGGTCTTTACCTTCGATGGCTCATAACCATTTCTGTATCCTCTGTGAGGCCCTTCCTTTCTCCTTTCGTAGTGCTCCCTCTCCAGAAACTCGGTTACCTCGGCTTCTAAAAGCTCCTGCATCATAAGCTACATTCCTTTCAAAAGAAACTCGCTCAAAAGATTTCCTCCATCACTCCTTCCTCTAAGATTTCCTTTAGCTCCTTGCGAATTCTCTTGCTCGGTGGCACCTTTTTCATAGGACTTCGGTCTCCTTTCTTCTTGGTTTTGGAATCAATAAAATGTGACCGAAGCCCCTCTATTTTTACAGGAATTTTAGGACATCACCTATGAGATATCAATACTAAGTTATAATTGAAAAAGTGTCCACTAATACGCTGGCGAGTATATGTAGATTTTGTTTGTCTTGAGAGAAGGATTGTAGTAGAGGTCGATGGTGGACAACATCAAAAGGGAAAAGGATGAAGATATCCAAAGGGATAGGTGGCTCCGAAACCAAAGCTTTAAGGTTCTAAGATTTTGGGACAATGAGATTCTTGAAAATATCGAGGGAGTATTGGAGATGATAAGGGAAAATTCTTCGTAGCACCCTCCCCTCAATCCCCTCCCATCAAGGGAGGGGAAGACAAAAAAGATTTCTCCCATCGAGGGAGGGGAAACAAAAAGATATGCTCCCATCAAAGGAGAGAAAAAGAGTATCCACTAAAAATGGAGAAGAACCAAATTTTTGATACCCATTTGGATTCCTTTCAAATATATTCAATTCCCCCGTTTAGACGATCGAGGCGCACCAAATGTTCCATAAAAAGAAAAACCCATTCGGATTCACCGAATGGGTCTCAAAGGGAATGTCAACTTTAGGGGGTCTTTTATCTCCGCTTCAAGTTCGCTTACCTTTTTTGTTTCAATTCCTTTACACACAGCTAAATCTTTCTGTATAAAGTACTGTCCTTGAGGTCCTCCCTTAATAAAATATACGTTTTTTAGAGGGATTTTCTTTAAGAAAAGGATTATATAGTCTCCGAGTTTTAGAGGAGTTATGCCAGCAACTACTACCTCTTTATCACCAATCTTTCCCCCCTCTTCACGAACAATGATTTTATTTTTGCTTTGGGGGTTCTTTAGATATTTCTCAACTTTGATAATTTTATCGGTGTAGATAATACTTGAATATCTTTTGGCAGCTTCTTTTTCTTTCTCATTGGATACAATGAATATACATGTTTCACCTTTTTCTGCTGCCTTTTTGGCATCCTCCTCACTTGTAACGATAACTGGTTTTTCTTCCACACTGGGCAAAATCTCAACCACTTTACCTTTAATGATTATATCGGATTCCTTCACAATATCCGGAAAATCCATTTTTTTTCCATAATGCACGCGAGACTATTGAAACTTTCTGAGTCTTAAGTAACTTTGGGGCTACAATCACTCCGATCAAAACACTCGCTAGTACTATCAAAATCACCAAGACAAGGATTTTCTGCTTCCCAGTCATTTAATGATCCTCTCCTTGAGTTTTTTATTTCACATAACAGACTATTCCCTCATAATTATAACCCACACTCGTGGCAAAGATTACTTCGTTCCAATTGTGGTGTAGAAATGATCACGCCCATTATATAGGCGATAGAGTGGCATGATACCTGCAGCTGAAGAACCACAAACCGCAGAGGCTATTTTTGATGAGGCAACGAATGATCATTTCGAATATATTTTTACATGAGGCAACAAGTTTTGGATTTCATCAGGGTTTTCGAAAAATAATTTTTTGTTCTAATGGGGAACTTTTCACCATGTGGAAAAACTTAAAAGATTTGACTGAATAATAGCTATATATGATCGATTAAGCTAAAATTTGAAGAGTTAAAGTTCGATAAAAGGGAATTTGGGGGCGGGTTTAGATGGCAAAGTTCGTGGAGATGTTCCAAAATTTTATATTCGATATGGATGGAGTGATCTATCTGCAGGACAGTTCCATTCCTGGGGCTAAGGAGGTCATAAATTATCTGAAATCCGCCGGCAAGTCCATCCTTTTCTTAACGAACAACTCCTATTACACCCCCGAATATTATGTGGAGAAGCTTTCATCCATGGGAATTCAAGCGAGTCCGGAACGGATTCTAACATCAGCCGCTGCAACGGCGATGTATCTCAAAAAACATCACCGATTGAAGGGGAAAACTGCCTTTGTCATAGGTGGACCTGGCCTTGAGTGGGAGATTAAATCCATCGGATTGGAGCTACTTACCACCGATAGCGGAAGGAATGCTCATTTCGTCATCGTTGGCTGGGATACAAATTTTAATTATGAAAAGATGAAGGTTGCTACCCTGGCGATCAATGGTGGTGCAATCTTCATTGGTACCAATTACGATAAGACTTTTCCCAGCGGCGAAGGCTTGTGGCCTGGAGGGGGAGCGATAATTGCTTCCATCGAGGTTGCTACGGGCAAGAAAGCCAAGATTATAGGAAAGCCTGAAAAATACATGGTCGAAGTGGCTTTGGCTCTTTTCGATGGAAAACCCCAAAAGACGGTGCTCATAGGGGATAGACTGGATAGCGATATCTTGGCTGGAAAGAGAGCGGGGATAAAAACGATCCTAGTTCTCACGGGTGTGACTTCCCGGGAGATGTTGGAAAAATCCGGCATTAAACCCGACTACACCTTGAAAGGAATTTGGGAATTGTTCTAATTATTCTTCCCTCTTTGCCTCCTCGATTATCTTTTGAGCGATATCCCCCGGTACTTGCTCATAGTGAGAGAATTCCATTCCATAGGTACCTCTTCCGTGGGTTATGGATCTCAGTTGAGTTGCATATTTCGCTATTTCCGCCAGGGGGACGAGGGCTTTAATCACCTGATTGCGTCCGCGAGGTTCCATCCCCAGAATTTTTCCTCGTTTCCCGCTTAAGTCACCGATGACGTCACCCATATATTCCTCTGAAACTATCACTTCCACTTTCATGATGGGTTCAAGGAGGATCGGATTTGCCCCAAGTACCGCCTTTTTTAGCGCCATCGAACCCGCAATCTTGAAGGCCATATCTGAGGAGTCCACGGGGTGGAAGGAACCATCGTATACAGTCACTTTGACATCTATCACGGGATAGCCCGCAAGTACTCCTCCTTCCAAAGCTTCTTTGAGCCCCTTCTCAACGGCGGGGATGTATTGCTTGGGAATGGCGCCTCCCACAATTTTGTCGACAAATTCGTATCCAGCACCACGAGGTAGCGGTTCGACCTCAATCCAGGCATCACCATATTGTCCACGACCTCCCGTTTGTCTCTTGTATTTTCCCTGTGCTCTGGCTGAGGCGAGAACCGTTTCTTTATAGGGTATTTTTGGTGTAGACAAAGTGGCTTCTACCCCGAATTTTCTGCGCAGATGATCAATGGTCACCTCCAAATGCATATCCCCCACTCCGGAGACTATGGTCTGCCTGGTTTCGTGATCACGGCGGACCCTTAAGGTCAAATCCTCCTCAGCCAATCTCATAAGAGAGGTGCTCAACTTTTCCTCGTCGCCCTTGGTTTTTGGCTCGATGGCCACGGAAATCATGGGTTCAGGTAGGGTTGGCGGTTGTAGTTTTATGGGCTTACCTTCGTCGCATAAGGTATCACCGGTGAATGTTTCGTTGAGTTTTGGCACGGCTGCGATGTCCCCCGCTGGGACATCGCTAGTTTCGATCTGATTCTTGCCTTGCATGAAGAAAAGATGTCCTATTCTTTCCCTCTTGCCTCTTGATGCATTATGGACTGCGGAGTCGGCGTGAAGCACTCCTGAATACACTCGGAGGAAAGTTAGTTTGCCCACATAAGGGTCGGCAACGCTTTTAAAAACTAAAGCTGTTAGAGGCTCCTTTTCACTATGTTTTCTGATCTCTTCCTTCTGCGTTTTGGGATTGACCCCTTTGATTTCGCGCCCCTCCATCGGCGAGGGCATTATCTCCACTATGGTATCCAGAAGCGACAATATTCCAATGTTTTTAAGAGCTGAGCCGCAGAGAACTGGCACAACGGTTCGGTTCAATGTAGCTGTCTTTAGAATCGTTCTTATCTCCTCTTCGGTTAATTCCTCACCTTCAAGATATCTCTCCAGGAGCTTGTCATCGGCTTCGACCACGGATTCGATCAGTTTCTCCCTATATTTTTCGGCTTCTGCCTTTAAATCCGCGGGGATTTCTTCTTCCTTGGATTTGCCATCGGAAAAGACCGCGGTCATTTTGATTAGGTCTATAACCCCCTTGAATCCGCTTTCTTTCCCAAGCGGCAATTGGACGGGAGCTACATTAACGCCGAAGGTCTCCTTGACAACATCCATCGCTTGATAAAAATCGGCGTTCTCCTTATCCATCCTATTGATGAAAACCAGGCGGGGTAAATCATACTCATCCGCGAGATGCCAGACTCTCTCCGTTTGCACTTCTACCCCTGATACGGCGCAAACGACGATTATCGCGCCATCCGCCACGCGCAGAGCGCTTATAACCTCGCCGATGAAATCAGCGTATCCCGGTGTATCTATTATGTTGATTTTGTGATTTTTCCATTCACAGGGAGCAAGTGCAGCATTTATCGATATCTTCCTTTTGATCTCTTCGGGATCGTAATCGGTGACCGCGCTGCCACTGTCAACGCTTCCCATCTTGCTAATGGCTCCCGAGGTGTAAAGCATCGCTTCGGTCAAGGAAGTCTTTCCAGTTCCTCCATGGGCAATGATGGCGATATTTCTTATCCTTTCGGTGGAATATTTTTTCAATACCATCTCCTCCTTTTTCTGCTAATAATATATCATGCATGGATCATAATTTCAGATATCTAGTAATATATAATCCCAAACCTACAATAATATAATCCCACCCACAATATATCTTCTACAATATAATAAACCTTTTGTACATGTTCCATATCTCTGTTGAGGAAGTGCTAGAGGGAGAGTTTCAGCTGCGAGTATTTATCATTTTTATGAAAAAGCCGAAATATTACCACAAGAAAAAGAGTTCGCGGGTTAAAATCTGAACGGATCGACACGATATGTTATACTCTTTTTAGCATTACAAGGGGTTAAAGCGAAGGTGAAGGAAGCAATTTTAGTGGTCGATGATGAGCAGAATATCGTGGAGTTGGTGAAGCTTTACTTGACCAATGAAGGCTTCACGGTTAGGGGCGCCATCAATGGCGAAGAGGCCTTAAAGACCTTTAAATCCTTCCAGCCTTCATTGATCATCTTGGATATTATGCTTCCGGGAATGGATGGTTGGGAGGTATGTCGTCGGATAAGAAAGGAGTCGGATGTCCCCATCATCATGCTCACCGCAAAGGTGTCGGAGGTCGATAAGGTCGTGGGGCTGGAATTGGGAGCCGATGACTACCTGACCAAGCCCTTTAGTCCTCGGGAGCTCGTGGCTCGAGTCAAAGCGGTGCTCCGGAGGGTTCGCGGCCCAGCGCCAAAATCTCCTCTCAGCTTCGGGGATTTGACCATAGATATCGATAAAAGGGAGGTAAGCTTGGCCGGAAAGAAAATCGATCTCACCTCCACGGAATTCGATGTATTAAAAGAACTGGCTTCAAATCCTGGCATCGTCTATTCAAGAGAGCGTCTCCTTCAGAAGGTGTGGGGATATGATTTCTTTGGTGGAGCTCGCACGGTGGATGTTCACATTCGTCATCTGCGACAAAAGCTGGGTGATGAGGGCTCTCGCTTTATCGAAACGATATGGGGCGTCGGATATAGGTTTAAAGGGAAGTGAAAGATGTTTAAGTCCCTTCGCTCTCGAGTTATTTTCTCCTATGTTTTTGTTCTTTTTCTCTCCTTGGGTATCGCGAGTCTACTTTTCTACCAATTTCTGGTGAGTTACACCGTTCGAACTCAGGGAAAAGAACTAACGAATCAAGCTGTTACCCTCGGTCGTGAAGTGGAAGCAATATTAGAGGGTCAGAACCCCTGGCTTGGGATACATAGAGTAAGGATCCACAAATTTCTATCCGCCTATGCCAAGCTGACAAAGATAAGGATATTTTTCATCGATTCCAAAGGAGAAGTCATCGTCGATTCAGAGGGTCCTCCACTCATTCAAAAGCAACAGTTACCAAAGTGGGTGACGGGCTTAGCTGGAGAGAGCCCTCAGGTGTTGAGGAGATATCTCCCCGAATTACGCAAGGAAGTTTTATTGGTCAGTGTTCCCTTGAGGGAATCCAAAAATTTGCTAGTCATAGTGAAGCCCTTTGCGGAGGTAAAAGAAGCCCAGCGTCCCTTCTTAAATCTCCTGCTCGGAGCAGCTGCAATCTCCTTTCTCATCTCGGTATTCGTCGGTTTATACCTTTCGCGTTCAATATCGGAGCCCATTCTTAAATTGACTAGAGCTGCAGGTGAAATAGGAAAAGGGCGGTTCGATCAATACATCGATGTGCAGTCGGAGGATGAGATTGGACGGCTGGCTAGAGTCTTCAATTTCATGGCCGAAAGGGTTAAAATGGCTTATCAAGCACAGCGGGATTTTGTGGCCAACGTCTCGCATGAAATAAGGACGCCCCTCACGTCCATAGAGGGATTCTCCCAAGCCTTACTGGATGGTGTAGTCAAGGATGAGGATTCTTTCAAAAATTCACTTCGAATAATCAACCAAGAGAGTAAAAGATTGGTGAGATTGGTAAGGGATTTATTGGCCTTATCCAGCATTGATGCTGGACAACTGGATCTCAGTTTTAAATCCCTTGACTTGAGAAAATTCTTGCGCCAGATCGGCGAGAAGTTTCAACCCCGTGCCGATGAGGATGGTATCCAATTTAAGGTGCAAGTTTCGGGGAATATCAAAATTACCACAGATTCGGATCGCTTGGACCAGGTATTGACCAATCTTTTGGACAATGCCTTCAAATATACCCTATCCGGGGGAACGATTGCCTTGAGAGCCACCTTGCTCGATTCCAAGAAAGTGCAATTGGAAGTGGAAGATTCCGGTGTTGGTATCCCCTTTGAGGACCTACCCAGGATCTTTGACCGATTTTATCGCGTGGAGAAATCCCGTTCCAAGGAATACGGTGGTGCTGGTCTCGGCCTTTCCATCTGCAAAGAAATCATCGAAATCCTGGGCGGGAGCATAGATGTGGAGAGCAAACTGGGTGAGGGAACGAAATTCACCATAGAGCTACCGATTTCCCCACAGAGAAATCAATAAAATCCACTTTTAATCAAAACTTAATATTTTTTCAAAATTTCCATAATATTTTTCCCCCAATAATATATTTGGGGTCGGCTGGAGCCAAGGTACCAAATTTTTTGGGGGTCGGCTGGAGCTTAAGGTAATAAATGACGCAACCAATTATGAATGTCGGAGAATTTCCCTCCTTTCACCGTCCGGCTCGTAATGTACCCATCAGAAGACCACTCAAGGTTGTCTCCAGGCCTGACCCTTTTTATTATGCTCTCCTTAATCCTCAAGAAGTATTAATCCTAGGTTACAAGCTTCGAAACCATCTTTGATAATTCCCTCGTAAATGCCGGAAGGAATTGAACCCTCTCAGAGGAAATTCTTATTATTAATTTTAGTTGAATGAATCTTTGCGGTTGAGGGGGCGACTTAAAATATATCTCTGGATAAAATATATCCTAAGGACAAAACTTTTACCCATAGGTCTTTCCATTCTAGCCCTGATTTTCATTGCTGTCTGGGGATATCTTTATGCCTTTGCAGAGGACTTAGTCATAAAATCACCTTCCCATGGAAGGGTCATACCCAATGCTACTCCTTCTATTTCCGTAGAGTGGCAGATTTTTCCTCTGGCAAGGCTTGCTTCCGCAACTGTTATCGTCGATGGCAGGGATGTCAGTGAATCTGTTTCCCTCTCTGCGGTCGGATTTTCCTATGATCCTCCTCAGAAATTGAGTGAGGGAGAGCACACCATAGAGACAAAGCTCATCTACAAATTTCTGCTCCCCAAGAAATTAAAGCTCAAATGGGCTTTTGAAGTGGATACCATAGCCCCAAGCATAAAATTCGAAGATATTGAGGATATAATCGCCACTCGCCAATCTTGGATTCATGATCTTTTGGGATTCACCGAACCTCACGCAAAACTCAAGGTTTATCTGAACGGTAGATCAATCCCCTCACCCAAGGTTGATGAAAGGGGTCATTTTAGCCTCGGTCTCTCTTCACTTTCGAGGAAAAATAGGTTGAAGATAGTAGCCATCGATCGAGCGGGAAACAAGGGTACTCTGGTGATTCCCGTTGTCGTGGATAACTCGGCTCCCGTGATAAAGGCATTTTCCCCTGCTCATGGCTCCTTGGTTCATTCCGAAAAACTCAAAATCTCGATCAAGCTGGAGGAACGGGAATCCGATATTCGCTTTGCCACATTGTGGATAGATGGGAATGTGGTCAAGCACAACTATAATCCCGAGACCAGGGAAATCACCAGCGGGTTGAGGCTTTCTCATGGAGAGCATGAAGTGGTGGTCAAAGCCATCGATGAAGCGGGTAATGCTGTTAAAAAACTTTGGTCTTTTAAGGTGGACACCACACGAGTCGTCATCAACATCACACAAAGAAGGCTATTCTTATATAGAGAGGGACAATTGATAAAGGAGTATCCCATAGCCGTTGGTCAAGAGTTTGCCTTCCCAACTCCTGCTGGTCACTATCGCATCATTCGCAAAAGAAAGAATCCAACCTGGTATAATCCTCATAAACCCTGGTCAGCGAATATGCCTGACAAGATTCCCCCTGGACCGGGCAATCCCTTGGGTACCAGAGCTATGGACCTTAATGCACCCGGTATCCGCATCCACGGGACCTATAGTTCGTGGTCCATTGGTCGTGCCGTTTCCCATGGCTGCATTCGCATGCATCTTCATCATGCCGAGGAGCTATTTGATCTGGTCTCTGTGGGAACACCCGTGGACATCGTGAAATAACTTACGAGCGGTAGAGATGGAGATTATGATAGAATTGATTTAAAGGTGAGGATGAAAATGGATTTCATGTCTTTTTTATTCTTCATATTACTTCTGGTATTCTTCGTTGGTCCCACTTTCCGCAAGAAGATGTTGGAGATCAAAAGGATAAAAGCCATCCGGGAGTTGGAGAGAAAGAGGGGCTCGAGAGTCATTACCCTCATTCATCGACAGGAAGCTCTAGGTATCCTCGGGATACCCTTTTATAGGTACATAGATATCGAGGACTCCGAGAAAATCTTGAGAGCAATAAGGCTTACCCCCCATGATATGCCCATTGATCTCATCCTGCACACTCCCGGAGGGTTGGTTCTGGCTTCAGAGCAGATAGCCCACGCCCTCTTAAGACACAAGGCGAAGGTCACAGTGTTTGTGCCCCATTACGCCATGTCCGGTGGGATGCTCATAGCCTTGGCCGCTGATGAAATCATCCTCGATGAGGATGCTGTTTTGGGGTCACTCGATCCCCAGCTTGGTTGGCAGTATCCGGCAAGCTCCCTTATTTGGACAGCTCAGGCAAAGGATAGAAATGAGTTGGATGACAGAACCTTGATCTATCTGGATGTTGCCCAGAAGGCCGTGCGACAACTGCGGCAGCTCATTTTCGATATTTTGCAACACAAAGTGGAGAAGGACAGAGCCTGGGATATTGCAAATTTGCTTACGGAGGGAAGGTGGACCCACGACTTCCCTCTGACCGTCGAAAAGCTAAAGAGCCTGGGAATTGAGGTCAAGGTGGAGATGCCTCGAGAGGTTTATAATCTGATGGAGCTTTATCCCCAGGTTGGATTGCGCAGACCTTCCGTGGAATATATACCTCTTCCTTACGAGAGGAAGGTCGAAGAGAAGAAATAGTTTGGTCTCCTTCGTCTCGGTCTCTTCGGAAGGATGAGGATGAGCAGAAATCCCGTTAAGAATCCACCAATGTGAGCGAACCAGGCTATGCCTCCACCTTGTTGAGGGCTTGTGATCGCGGCTACCCCACTGAACAATTGCAGGATAAACCAGAATCCTATCAGCAGCAATGCGGGTAGCCTTACAATCTGAATGAAATAGAAGAGGGGAACCAAAGTAAGAATTCGAGCTGTGGGAAAGAGGATAAGGTAAGCTCCCAAAACCCCGGCAATGGCTCCACTGGCACCAAGGGAAGGTATCTGTGAATTGGGTCCAGAAAGGATGTGTCCAAAAGTTCCTCCCAAACCGCATAAGAGGTAGAAAAGAGTGAATTTGAAATGTCCCAGCATATCCTCGACATTGTTCCCGAATATCCACAGATACCACATATTCCCAATGATGTGAATGAAGCCTCCATGAAGGAACATCGAGGTTAAAATGGTGAGATAGGGAATCTTTTGGATCCCAGGGAAGAGGCTCACACCGTGAGTTATTTCGTAGGGAATCAGCGAATAGGTGTATATGAATTGTCTGAGGCTGTACTCCGTACCCAGAGAGAGCTGATAAATGAAGACGGCTATATTGATTATTATCAGACCCACGGTCATGAAGGGGAAAGTTTCCGCGGGATTCTCGTCGCGAAGGGGGAACAAAACCCTCACAACCTTTCTTGAAATTGAATTATACCTGCCCAAGACATAAATAGAGTGATCTCGAATTATTAAGCGTGAATTATGTCTAGGCTATAATTATACCTATTTTACATTAGATCATTTAAGTTTCAAGTTCGCTTTTTACTGTGGTCACATTCGGTTGATAGCTAAGGTTAAACTTGCCAGATAACATTTTGCATGGCATCATATTTCTTAAGTAAAACGAAGACCCGTAGAAATTCAACTTTGGGGGGACAA is part of the Actinomycetota bacterium genome and encodes:
- a CDS encoding methionine adenosyltransferase — translated: MRNILIESMKETPVSEHQVEIVERKGIGHPDYICDAVMEEISIAFSWEYVKRFGNIMHHNVDKGLLVAGKVENRLEGGRVLEPMQLIVGDRATFEVDGERIPVVEIAVETAKRWFRENLRFVDPDKHVVYKVELKPGSPELIDIFRRRKGLLGANDTSAAVGYAPLTDTEKIVLETEKFLNSPRFKEMFPESGEDIKVMGYREKKNLHLTIAMPQIDRFVHSEESYFRRKDEMQEVIEEFVKEKRASLKAIRVYLNTLDKKGRGMGGMYLSVLGTSAEDGDSGEVGRGNRVNGVIALNRPMGTEAAAGKNPVSHVGKIYNILTHKIANTIHQEVSGIREVYVWLCSQIGMAIDQPKIASAQLILERGVSFDPVSKKVREVMDFELSKIDEFCNDLAKGKYKVC
- a CDS encoding NUDIX hydrolase, with protein sequence MKRYPIPAVGAVVKRGDSMLLVRRGKEPSKGIWSIPGGGVKFGETLHQALKREVREETNINVEITELVGVFDHIIKDGKGTLHHYILIDYLAKPLNFDVEAGSDAMEAKWVPFKDLKDFELTEPLRELLSTLFPKF
- a CDS encoding transposase, translating into MMQELLEAEVTEFLEREHYERRKEGPHRGYRNGYEPSKVKTAEGEVKMELPQVRDAAGLFFSKLKEFFRGNTDCLEKLTTEMFARGLFSASEQSKAW
- a CDS encoding DUF559 domain-containing protein, giving the protein MKKCPLIRWRVYVDFVCLERRIVVEVDGGQHQKGKG
- a CDS encoding DUF559 domain-containing protein; the encoded protein is MVDNIKREKDEDIQRDRWLRNQSFKVLRFWDNEILENIEGVLEMIRENSS
- a CDS encoding HAD-IIA family hydrolase is translated as MAKFVEMFQNFIFDMDGVIYLQDSSIPGAKEVINYLKSAGKSILFLTNNSYYTPEYYVEKLSSMGIQASPERILTSAAATAMYLKKHHRLKGKTAFVIGGPGLEWEIKSIGLELLTTDSGRNAHFVIVGWDTNFNYEKMKVATLAINGGAIFIGTNYDKTFPSGEGLWPGGGAIIASIEVATGKKAKIIGKPEKYMVEVALALFDGKPQKTVLIGDRLDSDILAGKRAGIKTILVLTGVTSREMLEKSGIKPDYTLKGIWELF
- the fusA gene encoding elongation factor G; the encoded protein is MVLKKYSTERIRNIAIIAHGGTGKTSLTEAMLYTSGAISKMGSVDSGSAVTDYDPEEIKRKISINAALAPCEWKNHKINIIDTPGYADFIGEVISALRVADGAIIVVCAVSGVEVQTERVWHLADEYDLPRLVFINRMDKENADFYQAMDVVKETFGVNVAPVQLPLGKESGFKGVIDLIKMTAVFSDGKSKEEEIPADLKAEAEKYREKLIESVVEADDKLLERYLEGEELTEEEIRTILKTATLNRTVVPVLCGSALKNIGILSLLDTIVEIMPSPMEGREIKGVNPKTQKEEIRKHSEKEPLTALVFKSVADPYVGKLTFLRVYSGVLHADSAVHNASRGKRERIGHLFFMQGKNQIETSDVPAGDIAAVPKLNETFTGDTLCDEGKPIKLQPPTLPEPMISVAIEPKTKGDEEKLSTSLMRLAEEDLTLRVRRDHETRQTIVSGVGDMHLEVTIDHLRRKFGVEATLSTPKIPYKETVLASARAQGKYKRQTGGRGQYGDAWIEVEPLPRGAGYEFVDKIVGGAIPKQYIPAVEKGLKEALEGGVLAGYPVIDVKVTVYDGSFHPVDSSDMAFKIAGSMALKKAVLGANPILLEPIMKVEVIVSEEYMGDVIGDLSGKRGKILGMEPRGRNQVIKALVPLAEIAKYATQLRSITHGRGTYGMEFSHYEQVPGDIAQKIIEEAKREE
- a CDS encoding response regulator transcription factor; the encoded protein is MKEAILVVDDEQNIVELVKLYLTNEGFTVRGAINGEEALKTFKSFQPSLIILDIMLPGMDGWEVCRRIRKESDVPIIMLTAKVSEVDKVVGLELGADDYLTKPFSPRELVARVKAVLRRVRGPAPKSPLSFGDLTIDIDKREVSLAGKKIDLTSTEFDVLKELASNPGIVYSRERLLQKVWGYDFFGGARTVDVHIRHLRQKLGDEGSRFIETIWGVGYRFKGK
- a CDS encoding ATP-binding protein; the protein is MFKSLRSRVIFSYVFVLFLSLGIASLLFYQFLVSYTVRTQGKELTNQAVTLGREVEAILEGQNPWLGIHRVRIHKFLSAYAKLTKIRIFFIDSKGEVIVDSEGPPLIQKQQLPKWVTGLAGESPQVLRRYLPELRKEVLLVSVPLRESKNLLVIVKPFAEVKEAQRPFLNLLLGAAAISFLISVFVGLYLSRSISEPILKLTRAAGEIGKGRFDQYIDVQSEDEIGRLARVFNFMAERVKMAYQAQRDFVANVSHEIRTPLTSIEGFSQALLDGVVKDEDSFKNSLRIINQESKRLVRLVRDLLALSSIDAGQLDLSFKSLDLRKFLRQIGEKFQPRADEDGIQFKVQVSGNIKITTDSDRLDQVLTNLLDNAFKYTLSGGTIALRATLLDSKKVQLEVEDSGVGIPFEDLPRIFDRFYRVEKSRSKEYGGAGLGLSICKEIIEILGGSIDVESKLGEGTKFTIELPISPQRNQ